The following coding sequences are from one Parabacteroides pacaensis window:
- the groL gene encoding chaperonin GroEL (60 kDa chaperone family; promotes refolding of misfolded polypeptides especially under stressful conditions; forms two stacked rings of heptamers to form a barrel-shaped 14mer; ends can be capped by GroES; misfolded proteins enter the barrel where they are refolded when GroES binds), translated as MAKEIKFDTEARTLLKKGVDELADAVKVTLGPKGRNVIIEKKFGAPHITKDGVTVAKEVEVTCPFENMGAQLVKEVASKTNDDAGDGTTTATVLAQSIIGVGLKNVTAGANPMDLKRGIDKAVAKVVENIADQAQAIGDDFSKIEHVAKISANGDETIGKLIAEAMKKVKKEGVITVEEAKGTETTVEVVEGMQFDRGYISPYFVTNTEEMEVDMENPFILIYDKKISVLKELLPILEATVQSGRPLLIIAEDIDSEALATLVVNRLRGGLKVCAVKAPGFGDRRKEMLEDIAVLTGGTVISEEKGLKLDTATMDMLGTAEKITVTKDNTTIVNGAGNKEAIQARIHQIKSQIENTTSDYDKEKLQERLAKLAGGVAVLYVGAPSEVEMKEKKDRVEDALSATRAAIEEGTVPGGGIAYVRAIPSLENMKGENEDETTGIEIVKRAIEEPLRQIVENAGKEGAVIVQKVKEGTDDYGYNARTDKFEHLYEAGVIDPAKVTRVALENAASIAGMFLTTECVIAEKKEDTPAAPPMNPGMGGMGGMM; from the coding sequence ATGGCTAAAGAAATTAAATTCGATACTGAGGCTCGTACTCTCCTTAAAAAAGGAGTCGATGAATTGGCTGATGCAGTAAAAGTAACATTGGGTCCTAAAGGACGTAACGTAATTATTGAGAAAAAATTTGGTGCTCCTCATATTACCAAAGACGGTGTTACTGTAGCCAAAGAAGTAGAAGTTACTTGTCCATTTGAAAATATGGGTGCCCAGTTAGTAAAAGAAGTGGCTTCTAAAACTAACGATGATGCCGGTGACGGAACTACTACTGCAACTGTTTTAGCACAATCTATTATTGGTGTCGGATTGAAAAACGTTACTGCCGGTGCAAATCCTATGGATTTAAAACGCGGTATTGACAAAGCAGTAGCTAAAGTTGTTGAAAATATTGCAGACCAAGCACAAGCTATCGGTGACGATTTTTCTAAAATCGAACACGTTGCTAAAATTTCTGCCAATGGAGACGAAACTATCGGTAAGTTGATCGCAGAAGCAATGAAAAAAGTAAAAAAAGAAGGTGTTATTACAGTTGAAGAAGCCAAAGGTACAGAAACTACTGTTGAAGTGGTAGAAGGTATGCAATTCGACCGTGGTTATATCTCACCTTACTTTGTAACAAACACCGAAGAAATGGAAGTTGATATGGAGAATCCTTTCATTCTTATTTATGACAAGAAAATTTCTGTTTTAAAAGAACTTCTTCCTATCCTTGAAGCAACGGTTCAATCGGGACGTCCTTTATTGATTATTGCTGAAGATATTGATAGTGAAGCATTGGCTACTTTGGTTGTTAACCGTCTAAGAGGAGGGTTAAAAGTTTGTGCCGTTAAAGCTCCTGGATTTGGAGACCGTCGTAAAGAAATGTTAGAAGATATCGCCGTATTAACGGGGGGTACTGTAATTTCTGAAGAAAAAGGTTTAAAGCTGGATACTGCTACAATGGATATGCTAGGTACTGCTGAAAAAATTACTGTAACAAAAGACAATACTACAATTGTGAATGGTGCAGGTAATAAAGAAGCTATTCAAGCTCGGATTCATCAGATTAAATCTCAAATCGAAAATACAACTTCCGATTACGACAAAGAAAAACTTCAGGAACGTTTGGCTAAATTAGCTGGTGGAGTTGCAGTTCTTTATGTAGGTGCTCCTTCGGAAGTAGAAATGAAAGAAAAGAAAGATCGCGTAGAAGATGCTTTAAGTGCAACTCGTGCTGCTATTGAAGAAGGTACGGTTCCTGGTGGAGGTATTGCTTATGTTCGTGCGATCCCTTCTTTAGAAAATATGAAAGGCGAAAATGAAGACGAAACAACAGGTATTGAAATCGTAAAACGTGCTATTGAAGAACCTCTTCGTCAAATTGTTGAAAATGCAGGTAAAGAAGGTGCTGTAATTGTTCAAAAGGTAAAAGAAGGTACTGATGACTATGGGTATAATGCTCGTACAGATAAATTTGAACATTTATATGAAGCAGGTGTAATCGACCCGGCAAAAGTAACCCGTGTTGCTTTGGAAAATGCAGCTTCTATTGCTGGTATGTTCTTAACTACCGAGTGCGTAATTGCTGAAAAGAAAGAAGATACACCAGCTGCTCCTCCAATGAATCCTGGTATGGGAGGTATGGGTGGCATGATGTAA
- a CDS encoding RNA polymerase sigma factor has protein sequence MQIYNEEEIVKQLSNPSTRRKAFEMIVRNHGEKLYWQIRKMVLSHEDANDLLQNTFLKAWSNIDYFRGEAKLSTWLYKIAINECITFLNHQRNLNNISIDDTDVFLLEKLKGDEYFDGDEAQMKLQQAILTLPEKQRLVFTMKYYDEIKYEDMSEILGTSVGALKASYHHAVKKVEEFLTKDI, from the coding sequence ATGCAGATTTATAACGAAGAAGAAATTGTTAAACAGCTCTCTAATCCGTCTACCAGACGAAAAGCTTTCGAAATGATAGTAAGAAATCATGGAGAAAAATTGTATTGGCAAATAAGAAAAATGGTTCTTTCTCATGAAGATGCAAACGATTTACTACAAAATACTTTTTTGAAAGCTTGGAGCAACATCGATTACTTTCGAGGAGAAGCCAAATTATCGACTTGGTTATATAAAATTGCTATTAACGAATGCATTACGTTCTTAAATCATCAACGAAATCTCAATAACATATCTATAGATGATACTGATGTCTTTTTACTTGAAAAATTAAAAGGAGATGAGTATTTTGATGGAGACGAAGCCCAAATGAAACTCCAACAAGCCATTCTTACTTTACCGGAAAAACAACGGCTCGTATTTACGATGAAATATTATGATGAAATAAAATATGAAGATATGTCAGAAATCCTGGGCACTTCCGTAGGAGCATTGAAAGCCTCTTATCATCATGCCGTAAAAAAAGTCGAAGAATTTTTAACAAAGGATATTTAA
- a CDS encoding META domain-containing protein, protein MRKYFYVCLVVLGISCLGCKSHSKVTASFSDLNGEWNIIEMNGKVLNPVETKQVIGIETSSKRLYGNAGCNRIMGEVEYESSHKHIIKFPHIGTTRMACPDMSGENELLETLPKVVRFEAVGKEKPITEIALYSLNNTKLMVLQRK, encoded by the coding sequence ATGAGGAAGTATTTTTATGTTTGTTTAGTTGTTTTAGGTATAAGTTGTTTGGGATGTAAATCTCATAGTAAAGTAACGGCCTCTTTTTCCGATTTGAATGGAGAATGGAATATAATTGAAATGAATGGTAAAGTCCTTAATCCCGTAGAAACAAAGCAAGTGATAGGAATAGAAACTTCGTCTAAACGATTATATGGAAATGCTGGTTGCAATCGGATTATGGGGGAAGTAGAATATGAAAGCTCCCACAAGCATATTATTAAGTTTCCTCATATAGGGACTACGCGAATGGCATGTCCGGATATGAGTGGTGAAAATGAATTATTGGAAACTTTGCCTAAAGTAGTTCGTTTTGAAGCTGTTGGGAAGGAGAAACCTATAACGGAAATAGCTCTTTATAGTCTTAATAATACGAAATTGATGGTATTACAAAGAAAATAG
- a CDS encoding META domain-containing protein, with translation MKNILYLILPVVLVLLASCEGKKVDAKTLNGKWEIISVNGEKIKSVENQPYIEFDMSTKKVHGSGGCNIFNSTVTLSDTEASSIKIAPAAATMMACPEMDMESKIFKVLTEVTAVKSTDKPDEVALVNQAGEIVLLLSHSK, from the coding sequence ATGAAGAATATATTGTATTTAATCTTACCTGTGGTATTAGTTTTGTTAGCTTCATGTGAAGGTAAGAAAGTAGATGCCAAGACATTAAATGGTAAATGGGAAATCATTTCCGTAAATGGTGAAAAAATTAAATCTGTAGAAAACCAACCTTATATTGAGTTTGACATGTCTACAAAGAAAGTCCATGGGAGTGGAGGATGTAATATTTTTAATTCTACTGTAACTTTGTCCGATACAGAAGCATCTTCTATAAAAATAGCTCCGGCTGCAGCAACCATGATGGCTTGTCCCGAAATGGATATGGAGTCTAAGATATTTAAGGTTTTGACAGAAGTTACAGCCGTAAAATCGACAGACAAACCAGATGAAGTTGCCTTAGTTAATCAGGCAGGTGAAATTGTACTTTTATTGTCACATAGTAAGTAA
- a CDS encoding M23 family metallopeptidase — MNTKIAIICLLQLIFIFSCKNKSISPEERFEEWTDNLQSVYQYGICIDSLNIEQYRIKNGDNPASIFASLGISAMKADSISKCAIHVLDPTKLRTGMNYYTFTTLDSIAKLKYIVFAKSLIDFAIIDLSTDSIKAYSYSKEITLKKKFVQGTITSSLWNTIKANGVDPLLAIKLEDVFTWQIDFFDVKKGDSFLALYHEAYIDDTIPLSIASIEGAIFTHQGKEFKAIPFIQDSIVEYFDETGNSLKKDFLKAPLDFFRITSRYSNSRFHPVLKRYRAHHGVDYAAPTGTPIKSIGAGIVIKKAYQAGGGGNYLTIKHNSIYTTTYMHLSKFAKNITVGKHVQQGEIIGYVGATGLATGPHLDFRVLKNGKPINPLNMEAPPSLPVKPELRDSFMNVKKSILFELDSCSHISKESLNQINMFQDSVQLLKKDSMQIN, encoded by the coding sequence ATGAATACAAAAATAGCAATAATCTGCTTACTACAACTTATATTTATTTTTTCTTGTAAAAACAAGTCTATTTCTCCTGAAGAGAGATTTGAAGAATGGACTGACAATTTACAATCTGTTTATCAATATGGAATTTGTATTGACTCTTTAAACATAGAACAATATAGAATAAAAAATGGGGATAACCCGGCATCTATCTTTGCCTCATTAGGTATTTCCGCTATGAAAGCCGATAGTATTAGCAAGTGTGCTATACATGTATTAGATCCTACAAAACTCCGGACAGGAATGAATTATTATACCTTTACTACTTTAGACAGTATTGCTAAATTGAAATACATAGTCTTTGCTAAATCCCTCATAGATTTTGCCATTATCGATTTGTCGACCGATTCCATAAAAGCTTACTCTTATAGTAAAGAAATTACATTAAAAAAGAAATTTGTTCAAGGCACTATTACTTCATCCCTTTGGAATACAATAAAAGCCAATGGTGTTGACCCCTTGCTAGCTATCAAATTAGAAGACGTATTTACCTGGCAAATAGATTTTTTCGATGTAAAAAAAGGAGATTCTTTCCTAGCTCTTTACCATGAAGCTTATATAGATGACACCATTCCATTAAGTATTGCATCTATTGAAGGAGCTATATTCACTCATCAAGGAAAAGAATTTAAAGCTATTCCTTTTATTCAAGATTCTATAGTGGAATATTTTGATGAGACTGGAAATAGTTTAAAAAAGGATTTTCTTAAAGCTCCCTTGGACTTTTTCCGTATTACCTCCCGTTATTCAAATTCTCGTTTTCATCCGGTATTAAAGAGATATAGAGCACACCACGGAGTAGATTACGCTGCCCCCACCGGCACTCCTATAAAATCCATCGGAGCTGGAATTGTCATAAAAAAAGCTTATCAAGCCGGAGGTGGAGGAAATTATCTAACTATTAAACACAATTCTATCTATACAACCACTTATATGCATTTGTCTAAGTTTGCAAAAAATATAACTGTAGGTAAACATGTACAACAAGGAGAAATTATAGGATATGTGGGTGCAACAGGATTAGCAACAGGGCCACATTTGGATTTCCGGGTTTTAAAAAATGGGAAACCTATTAACCCCTTAAATATGGAAGCACCTCCGTCATTACCTGTTAAACCTGAATTGCGTGACAGTTTTATGAATGTAAAAAAATCAATTTTATTTGAGCTAGACAGTTGTTCACATATATCTAAAGAGTCCCTAAATCAAATAAATATGTTTCAAGACAGTGTGCAATTATTAAAAAAAGACAGTATGCAAATCAATTAA
- a CDS encoding YccF domain-containing protein: protein MKTLGNIIWLLFGGIITCIEYLIASIGLMITIIGIPFGLQTFKLATLALWPFGKQVQDTGSSGGCLTVIMNIIWIFIGGIWICLSHLGFGLLLCITIIGIPFGLQHFKLAGLALTPFGKTIVG, encoded by the coding sequence ATGAAAACGTTAGGAAACATTATATGGCTGTTATTCGGTGGAATTATCACTTGTATAGAATATCTTATTGCAAGCATTGGATTAATGATTACGATCATTGGAATTCCTTTTGGTTTGCAGACGTTCAAATTAGCCACACTTGCTTTATGGCCTTTTGGAAAACAAGTACAAGATACCGGATCGTCCGGAGGTTGCTTAACAGTAATAATGAATATAATTTGGATATTTATCGGAGGTATCTGGATTTGCCTCTCTCATTTAGGATTCGGCTTGTTATTATGCATTACTATTATCGGGATTCCTTTTGGTTTACAGCATTTCAAACTAGCAGGTTTAGCGTTAACACCTTTTGGTAAAACAATAGTAGGATAG
- a CDS encoding M15 family metallopeptidase: MKYWILLIGNIFIIIACNNKSREVSPIIDLQEQIAVEAKKLDPKLIEPKNDIWNAYFDSLGLVNIEERDSSIKVHLIYNTTNNFTGQSLYKGLKTAWLQPEAIDKLVRAQKLLKELHPDLSIIVYDAARPFRIQREMWNVAKNTNMKYYVANPNKGGGLHNYGMAVDVTLVDSLGHILPMGTPYDYPGVESHITDEANLLATGKITQEEYNNRQLLRKIMKKAGFKTISREWWHFNACPLQQAQEKYKRIE, translated from the coding sequence ATGAAATATTGGATTCTACTTATTGGCAATATATTTATAATTATAGCTTGTAATAATAAATCGAGGGAAGTATCTCCGATTATTGATTTACAAGAACAAATTGCTGTAGAAGCTAAAAAGCTAGATCCAAAGCTTATTGAACCAAAAAATGATATATGGAATGCCTATTTTGATAGTTTAGGATTGGTAAATATAGAGGAACGTGATTCATCCATTAAAGTCCATTTGATTTATAATACGACAAATAATTTTACTGGTCAATCTTTATATAAAGGATTAAAAACTGCATGGTTACAACCGGAAGCTATAGATAAATTAGTAAGAGCCCAAAAGCTTTTGAAAGAACTTCATCCGGATTTGAGTATTATAGTGTACGATGCGGCTCGTCCTTTTCGTATTCAACGAGAGATGTGGAATGTTGCAAAAAATACAAATATGAAATACTATGTGGCTAATCCGAATAAAGGAGGAGGACTGCATAATTATGGCATGGCAGTGGATGTTACGTTAGTAGATTCTTTAGGGCATATTCTTCCGATGGGGACCCCTTATGATTATCCTGGAGTGGAGTCTCATATTACAGATGAAGCCAATCTATTAGCTACGGGTAAAATAACCCAGGAGGAATATAATAATCGGCAGCTTTTACGTAAAATAATGAAAAAGGCTGGATTCAAGACAATCTCTAGGGAATGGTGGCATTTTAATGCGTGCCCTTTACAACAGGCGCAGGAAAAATACAAAAGGATAGAATAA
- the murI gene encoding glutamate racemase yields the protein MLSQEWGTIGIFDSGYGGLTILEKIKTLLPQYDYLYLGDNARAPYGPRSFEVVYQFTRQAVEALFKNGCQLVILACNTASAKALRTLQQRDLPLWDTSRRILGIIRPTAEIIDVVSKTKHVGILGTVGTISSGSYTMEIQKLYSHVVVTGEACPMWVPLVENNEFNAPGADYFVEKHLSNILKKDSLIDTLILGCTHYPLLIHKIKENLSPDITVISQGEYVASSLKDYLFRHPEIDIKLTKNGTCKFLTTESAEKFSEAASIFLHYPIEVERITLK from the coding sequence ATGTTATCACAAGAGTGGGGCACAATAGGAATTTTTGATTCAGGATATGGCGGATTAACCATATTAGAAAAGATAAAGACATTATTACCTCAGTATGATTACCTTTATTTAGGAGATAATGCTAGGGCTCCTTATGGCCCGCGTTCATTTGAAGTGGTATATCAATTTACTCGGCAAGCAGTAGAAGCCCTTTTTAAAAATGGTTGCCAGTTAGTGATATTAGCTTGTAATACAGCTTCCGCAAAAGCGTTAAGAACTCTTCAGCAAAGAGATTTGCCTTTGTGGGATACATCGAGGCGTATATTGGGAATAATACGTCCTACGGCAGAAATAATTGATGTTGTTAGTAAAACAAAGCATGTAGGTATTTTAGGGACAGTAGGTACTATTTCTTCGGGTTCCTATACGATGGAAATACAAAAATTGTATTCTCATGTGGTGGTTACAGGAGAAGCTTGTCCTATGTGGGTTCCTTTAGTAGAAAATAATGAATTTAACGCGCCGGGAGCCGATTACTTTGTAGAAAAACATTTAAGCAATATTTTAAAGAAAGATAGTTTGATTGATACTTTGATTCTTGGTTGTACTCATTATCCTCTTCTTATCCATAAAATAAAAGAGAACTTGTCACCGGATATAACTGTTATATCACAAGGGGAATATGTAGCAAGTAGCCTTAAAGATTATCTTTTTCGTCATCCGGAAATAGATATTAAGCTTACTAAGAACGGAACCTGTAAGTTCCTAACGACGGAGTCTGCCGAAAAGTTTTCAGAAGCAGCATCCATCTTTTTACATTATCCTATAGAAGTAGAAAGAATAACGCTTAAATAA
- a CDS encoding OmpH family outer membrane protein, whose translation MKKLIILLLMVLPLGVFAQEVKIAFVNADQILSLMPELKELENKVADLNAKYEKEFKQMREEYDKKFAAFNSQQDSLTENIKVRRMSELQDMETRMGNLLQIAKQDVEKQQQDMFMPIQKKLQDAIKAVGDEKGYTYIINPQALLYTGPTAIDATPFVKAKLGLQ comes from the coding sequence ATGAAGAAACTGATTATTTTATTATTAATGGTTCTCCCGTTGGGAGTGTTTGCCCAAGAGGTAAAAATTGCATTTGTGAATGCGGATCAAATTCTTTCTTTAATGCCGGAATTGAAAGAATTGGAAAATAAAGTTGCAGACTTGAATGCAAAATATGAAAAAGAGTTCAAACAAATGCGAGAAGAGTATGATAAGAAATTTGCTGCTTTCAATTCTCAACAAGATTCATTAACTGAGAACATTAAAGTCAGAAGGATGTCTGAATTGCAGGATATGGAAACGCGTATGGGAAATTTACTCCAAATTGCTAAGCAAGATGTTGAAAAGCAACAACAAGATATGTTTATGCCTATCCAGAAAAAATTGCAAGATGCTATTAAGGCTGTTGGTGATGAAAAAGGATATACATATATTATCAATCCTCAAGCATTACTTTATACAGGACCGACGGCTATTGATGCTACTCCTTTTGTAAAAGCTAAATTAGGATTACAATAG
- a CDS encoding OmpH family outer membrane protein — translation MKKIIFLCSLLFLCSLAGVAQQFALIDMEYIFQNIPEYEKANKELAEQTKKWQSEVEALQQEAQKMYKAYQSELSTLTPQMKTQREEAIVKKEQEAQDLKKKYFGAEGELMKKRQTIMAPYQDKIYEAVKEISQEEGIDVVIDRASAMSIIYANPAIDISNEVLARMGYSK, via the coding sequence ATGAAAAAGATTATTTTTTTATGCAGTTTGCTATTTCTCTGTTCATTAGCAGGAGTTGCCCAGCAGTTTGCTTTAATAGATATGGAATATATATTTCAAAATATTCCAGAATACGAAAAAGCAAATAAAGAATTAGCAGAACAAACGAAGAAGTGGCAAAGCGAGGTAGAGGCACTTCAACAGGAAGCCCAGAAAATGTATAAAGCTTATCAGAGCGAACTATCGACTCTTACTCCTCAAATGAAGACTCAGAGGGAAGAGGCGATAGTCAAAAAAGAACAAGAAGCTCAAGATCTGAAAAAGAAGTATTTCGGAGCAGAAGGAGAGTTAATGAAAAAGAGGCAAACTATTATGGCTCCTTATCAGGATAAGATATATGAAGCTGTAAAAGAAATTTCTCAAGAAGAAGGAATTGATGTAGTAATAGACCGTGCTTCTGCGATGAGCATTATTTATGCTAATCCTGCAATAGATATTAGCAACGAAGTTCTTGCAAGGATGGGATATTCAAAATAA
- the bamA gene encoding outer membrane protein assembly factor BamA encodes MYKRICLFLMLLAFASGAFAQESDTTRVEVENPADVPDISYTLARKYKIADIKVTGIKDYDDFVLISFSGLSVGDEISIPGEEITDAVKRFWRHGLFSDVKILASKIEDGKVWLEIRLKQRPRISDITYSGVKKGEREDLEARLGLRKGFQITPNLMDRAKTLINKYFDEKGFKNVEIDIVERENPAKEGEVFVDINIKKNQKTKIHKIHFNGNEALSDATLKKAMKKTNEKFSLKNDFKSSIREMFSTKKFVTNEYENDKQNLIAKYNEHGYRDAVILKDSVVNYNNKKVDIFIDIDEGQKYYLKDINFVGNTKYPTEVLEGLLGMKAGDVYNQKKLEDRLIKDEDAVSNLYYNNGYLFFSADPVEVDVENDSIALEVRITEGPQATINRIIINGNDRLYEDIVRRELRTKPGMLFSREDLMRSVREIAQMGHFDPENMNPVPVPDAENGTVDIEYNLVSKANDQIEFSAGWGQTGIIGKLSLKFTNFSMKNFLHPKTYKGIIPQGEGQTLTLSGQTNGRYYQAYSISFLDPWFGGKRPNTFSASVYYSKQTDMSTRYFNNNFNNYYNYGYGYNGYGYNGYGYNDYYNNGSYEYALDPDKSIQMLGLSIGYGKRLNWPDDYFQFMATLNYQLYIMKDWNYFLNVRNGTCNNINLELSLQRSSIDNPTYTRYGSQFLFSVAATPPYSLWDGKDYAHMTADNKDKYKFVEYHKWKFKAKIFTPFASPINVKRTPVLMTRVEYGFLGSYNKNKQSPFETFYMGGDGMTGYGIYAMETIGLRGYENGSIMGNNGQYGYAYSRLALELRYPFLLEPSSTIYGLVFTEAGNAWANIGDFNPFDLKRSAGVGVRIFLPMIGMMGIDWGYGFDKVNGSRDAGGSQFHFVIGQEF; translated from the coding sequence ATGTACAAAAGAATATGTTTGTTTTTGATGCTTCTTGCGTTTGCTTCGGGAGCATTTGCGCAAGAAAGCGACACAACCCGTGTTGAAGTAGAAAATCCTGCTGATGTGCCGGACATTTCTTATACCTTAGCCAGAAAATATAAAATTGCTGATATTAAGGTGACAGGTATTAAGGACTATGATGATTTTGTATTGATTAGTTTCTCCGGGCTTTCTGTTGGTGATGAAATTTCCATTCCCGGTGAAGAAATTACCGATGCTGTAAAGCGGTTTTGGCGTCACGGACTTTTTTCGGATGTAAAGATTCTGGCTTCTAAGATAGAAGATGGAAAGGTTTGGTTAGAGATACGCTTAAAACAGCGTCCTCGTATTTCTGATATTACCTATAGTGGAGTAAAGAAAGGGGAACGGGAAGATTTGGAAGCACGGTTAGGATTAAGAAAAGGTTTCCAGATTACTCCGAATCTGATGGATCGGGCAAAAACATTGATTAATAAATATTTTGATGAAAAAGGATTTAAGAATGTAGAGATAGATATCGTTGAACGTGAAAATCCTGCCAAAGAGGGAGAAGTTTTTGTAGATATAAATATCAAGAAAAATCAGAAAACGAAAATTCATAAAATACATTTCAACGGCAATGAAGCACTTTCTGATGCTACGTTAAAGAAAGCGATGAAGAAAACAAATGAGAAGTTTTCGCTTAAAAACGACTTTAAAAGTAGTATCCGTGAAATGTTCAGTACTAAAAAATTTGTGACAAATGAGTATGAAAATGATAAACAAAATCTTATTGCTAAGTATAATGAACATGGTTATCGGGATGCGGTAATTTTGAAAGATAGTGTCGTAAATTATAACAATAAGAAAGTTGATATTTTTATCGATATCGATGAAGGACAAAAATATTATTTGAAAGATATTAATTTTGTTGGTAATACAAAATATCCCACAGAAGTATTGGAAGGTTTATTAGGTATGAAAGCTGGAGATGTATATAACCAGAAGAAGCTGGAAGACCGTTTGATAAAAGATGAAGATGCTGTCTCCAATTTGTATTATAATAATGGGTATTTGTTTTTTAGCGCAGATCCGGTAGAAGTGGATGTGGAAAATGATTCTATTGCACTCGAGGTACGTATTACAGAAGGTCCTCAAGCTACTATTAATCGTATAATTATTAATGGAAATGACCGTTTATATGAAGATATCGTCCGCCGGGAATTACGTACGAAGCCAGGGATGTTGTTTAGCCGTGAAGATTTAATGCGTTCTGTACGTGAAATTGCTCAAATGGGACATTTTGATCCGGAGAATATGAATCCGGTGCCAGTTCCTGATGCAGAAAATGGAACGGTGGATATTGAATATAATTTGGTATCTAAAGCTAATGACCAGATTGAATTTTCAGCCGGTTGGGGGCAAACAGGGATTATTGGTAAACTGAGCTTGAAGTTTACAAACTTTTCAATGAAGAATTTTTTGCATCCTAAGACTTATAAAGGAATTATTCCACAGGGAGAAGGACAAACTTTGACATTAAGCGGACAAACGAACGGACGTTATTATCAGGCATATAGTATCTCATTTCTGGATCCTTGGTTCGGTGGCAAGCGACCTAATACTTTTTCTGCTAGCGTTTATTATTCTAAGCAGACAGATATGAGTACCCGGTATTTTAATAATAACTTTAATAATTATTATAACTACGGTTATGGTTACAATGGTTATGGCTACAATGGTTATGGCTATAATGATTACTATAATAATGGTAGTTATGAATATGCTCTTGACCCGGATAAGTCTATCCAAATGTTGGGTTTATCTATTGGTTATGGAAAACGTTTAAATTGGCCGGATGATTATTTCCAATTTATGGCTACTTTAAATTATCAGTTATATATTATGAAGGATTGGAACTATTTCTTGAATGTAAGAAATGGTACGTGTAATAATATTAATCTAGAACTTTCTTTACAACGTAGCTCTATTGATAATCCTACTTATACTCGGTATGGATCACAGTTCTTATTTTCGGTAGCTGCTACTCCTCCTTATTCTTTGTGGGATGGAAAAGACTATGCTCATATGACAGCTGATAATAAGGATAAATACAAATTTGTAGAATATCACAAATGGAAGTTTAAAGCTAAAATATTTACTCCGTTTGCATCTCCTATAAATGTAAAAAGAACTCCTGTTTTAATGACGCGTGTGGAATATGGCTTTTTAGGATCTTATAATAAGAATAAACAGTCACCCTTTGAAACATTCTATATGGGTGGTGATGGAATGACAGGATATGGTATTTATGCCATGGAAACGATTGGATTGAGAGGATATGAAAACGGTAGTATTATGGGTAATAATGGTCAATATGGATATGCTTATTCTCGTTTAGCTTTGGAATTACGTTATCCGTTCTTATTAGAACCTTCTTCTACTATTTATGGATTAGTATTTACTGAAGCTGGTAATGCTTGGGCAAATATAGGTGATTTTAATCCTTTTGATTTAAAACGCTCTGCAGGCGTAGGTGTACGTATCTTTTTACCGATGATTGGAATGATGGGTATTGACTGGGGGTATGGTTTCGATAAAGTAAATGGAAGCCGGGATGCAGGTGGTAGCCAATTTCACTTTGTTATAGGTCAAGAATTTTAA